The following proteins are encoded in a genomic region of Planococcus lenghuensis:
- the msrA gene encoding peptide-methionine (S)-S-oxide reductase MsrA, whose protein sequence is MSEKATFAGGCFWCMVKPFDSYDGIEQVVSGYIGGHVENPSYEQVKTGTTGHYEAVEITFDPAVFPYEQLLEIYWPQVDPTDADGQFQDRGPQYRAAIFVHNERQRVLAEQSKQEIADSGRFKKPIVTEILDAAVFYPAEDYHQDFYKKSPDAYAEDRAQSGRDEFIAVNWQKTTS, encoded by the coding sequence ATGAGTGAAAAAGCGACATTTGCCGGGGGTTGCTTCTGGTGTATGGTTAAACCGTTCGATTCCTATGACGGCATTGAGCAGGTCGTCTCCGGCTATATCGGCGGTCATGTGGAGAACCCGTCCTATGAGCAAGTAAAAACCGGCACGACCGGCCATTATGAAGCCGTTGAAATCACATTCGACCCGGCGGTGTTCCCATACGAGCAATTATTGGAGATTTATTGGCCGCAAGTCGATCCGACCGATGCGGATGGCCAGTTCCAGGACCGGGGTCCCCAATACCGGGCGGCCATTTTCGTCCATAATGAACGGCAACGGGTACTCGCGGAACAGTCCAAGCAAGAAATTGCTGACAGTGGCCGTTTCAAGAAACCGATCGTGACAGAAATTCTGGATGCCGCCGTCTTTTATCCGGCGGAAGATTACCATCAGGATTTTTATAAAAAAAGCCCGGATGCATACGCAGAAGACCGGGCCCAGTCCGGTCGGGATGAATTCATCGCCGTTAATTGGCAGAAAACAACCAGCTGA
- a CDS encoding sporulation protein, translated as MGFRKFLSSIGIGSMSVETVVETPNVEAGDPLLGSIYIEDNGSEQEIEFIELIVLKRLERYSEYSDFEVVDKTVTKQTLEVAAGFNSKNSHILDFQLVPDERWQTEQENEKLILRTVVHILNGVDCSDEDEITYTQMERDR; from the coding sequence ATGGGTTTCAGGAAATTCTTATCATCTATCGGAATCGGTTCCATGTCTGTGGAAACGGTCGTTGAAACACCGAATGTTGAAGCAGGTGATCCGCTGCTTGGCAGCATTTATATCGAAGATAACGGTTCAGAACAGGAAATTGAATTTATAGAACTGATCGTGCTGAAACGGCTGGAACGCTACAGCGAATACAGTGATTTTGAAGTGGTCGATAAAACGGTGACGAAGCAGACACTGGAAGTCGCCGCCGGGTTTAATTCAAAAAACTCCCATATCCTGGATTTCCAGCTGGTGCCAGATGAACGGTGGCAGACGGAACAGGAAAATGAGAAATTAATCTTAAGGACAGTCGTCCATATTTTAAATGGAGTCGATTGTTCAGATGAAGATGAAATCACTTATACCCAAATGGAAAGAGACCGATGA
- a CDS encoding collagenase, producing the protein MNSFMKLGLLLLLFIAAVSGSFAVIFNMGLAGGLLAAAIVGTGCFLLFGFSAWGLGRGHLRWVGLTNRLEVAGVLLFSLYLGGSSFFLGAANASVEVLNEGDHSAGNKAKLFARDVLRLPITEEQETMTRGDITYVYPLEHKDTVSQVDELLQNEMEHLQAFFGLEETGPLTVVLHSDYESIEQATAVPEAAGYYDFYSQSVHFAVEDGIWDLVFLHEYVHFLSHEYALKHDVSETRLPQWFEEGLADYLAGESVYWYDPAALEPVDFFTLDLNSAFHEAASYSFDPYAQSFLAVNSLASDFGEEALQQLLSSLSPQRFYTEMELITGMDLDEFEATFLEDEIAYSETIADLFDEAYEAYEEERFVDAVPVLEEIAAIGGKYEVDEALWTLTDIHLERGEFAEAIDLLERKLETGEEEFRIDDLLLLAEVHLLTDPAQALAIAQQVKEEIGESAEEDPAGYYYTNPDSLINAYSAIVHGDEVEGYRQLFDEGLLYNLVVWEILEERLVEEYPEEF; encoded by the coding sequence ATGAACAGCTTTATGAAGTTGGGCTTGTTATTGCTGTTGTTTATCGCTGCTGTGAGCGGCAGCTTTGCTGTCATTTTTAATATGGGATTAGCCGGCGGGTTGCTCGCTGCAGCCATAGTCGGGACCGGCTGCTTTCTGCTGTTCGGTTTTAGCGCATGGGGCTTAGGAAGAGGGCATCTACGTTGGGTCGGCTTAACTAATCGCCTTGAAGTTGCGGGGGTTTTGCTGTTTTCACTGTATCTTGGCGGCTCTTCCTTTTTTCTTGGAGCGGCCAACGCATCAGTGGAAGTACTGAATGAAGGCGACCATAGTGCCGGCAATAAAGCGAAACTTTTTGCGCGGGATGTCCTGCGTTTGCCGATCACCGAAGAACAGGAAACCATGACTCGCGGGGATATTACCTATGTTTATCCGCTCGAACACAAAGACACGGTCAGCCAAGTGGATGAATTGCTGCAGAATGAGATGGAACATCTTCAGGCATTCTTTGGACTGGAAGAAACCGGTCCGTTAACCGTTGTCCTGCATAGTGATTATGAATCGATCGAACAGGCCACAGCTGTGCCGGAAGCAGCGGGTTATTATGATTTCTACAGCCAATCTGTCCATTTCGCAGTGGAAGATGGCATATGGGATCTTGTATTTCTGCATGAGTATGTCCATTTTTTGAGCCATGAATATGCGCTCAAACATGACGTGTCGGAAACGAGACTGCCGCAATGGTTCGAGGAAGGTTTGGCTGATTACTTAGCAGGCGAAAGCGTATACTGGTATGATCCGGCAGCATTGGAGCCGGTCGATTTCTTTACGCTGGATTTGAATTCCGCCTTCCATGAGGCCGCATCGTACTCATTCGATCCATACGCGCAAAGCTTTCTGGCTGTCAATTCACTGGCGTCCGACTTCGGGGAAGAGGCGCTTCAGCAGCTGCTGTCGTCTTTGTCACCGCAGCGGTTCTATACGGAAATGGAATTGATCACTGGGATGGACCTCGATGAATTCGAAGCCACTTTCCTTGAAGACGAAATTGCATATAGCGAGACAATCGCCGATTTATTTGATGAAGCGTATGAGGCATATGAGGAAGAGCGGTTTGTTGATGCAGTACCGGTGCTTGAAGAAATCGCTGCAATCGGCGGGAAGTATGAGGTGGACGAGGCTTTATGGACGCTGACGGATATTCATTTGGAACGCGGGGAATTCGCGGAAGCGATCGACTTGCTTGAACGTAAACTGGAAACAGGGGAAGAGGAGTTCCGGATAGATGACCTGCTGCTTTTGGCTGAAGTCCATTTATTGACGGACCCAGCACAAGCGCTGGCGATTGCACAGCAAGTGAAAGAGGAAATCGGGGAATCAGCTGAAGAAGATCCGGCTGGCTATTACTATACGAATCCCGACTCCCTGATTAATGCCTATTCCGCCATTGTGCACGGAGATGAAGTCGAAGGCTACAGACAGCTGTTTGATGAAGGCCTCCTGTATAACCTGGTTGTCTGGGAGATTTTAGAAGAACGACTTGTCGAGGAGTATCCGGAGGAATTCTGA
- a CDS encoding MATE family efflux transporter: MATQHNFTEGDLFKQMLVFSGPIILTNLLQISYQFIDSLWVGNLIGAVALGAVSLSGTVMFTVLSFIIGLNNAALTILSQQKGRGSDESLRRYLNAFVVLMTVMSLTLGTIGYILTEEILVLLGTPKAMLPVAVAYLKINFIGILFLFGYNFIGTVLRSVGDSKTPLYFVLTATILNAILDPLFIAGFGWGIEGVAYATIFSQGTAFVTGLIYTLRKDLVPFSRPTIPARREVGEILKLGIPAGLQMSVIAAGVTAIMSVVASFGPAVVAGYGAALRLDSLIMLPAMALGTAVNSMAGQNIGADNWWRVHRITAYGLFYNFSVMLAIALIIVLFAGVGIRLFIDEGPAAEFGTEYLTTIAFFYPFLGINFILNGTVRAAGAMLQVLILNIISFWVLRYPLTYLFAELFGQEGIAYGIGTSFVISSVVAFCYYRFGKWKTNEVITA; encoded by the coding sequence ATGGCTACACAACATAATTTCACAGAGGGAGATCTGTTCAAGCAGATGCTGGTTTTTTCAGGACCGATTATCCTGACGAATCTGTTGCAGATCTCTTATCAATTCATCGACAGTTTATGGGTCGGCAACTTGATTGGCGCAGTGGCACTCGGCGCTGTGTCACTTTCCGGCACGGTCATGTTCACGGTGCTGTCGTTCATTATCGGGTTAAACAACGCTGCCCTGACAATCCTGTCCCAGCAGAAAGGGCGGGGAAGCGATGAATCGCTTCGCCGTTACTTAAACGCATTCGTTGTGCTGATGACGGTGATGTCCCTGACGCTCGGCACCATCGGGTATATTCTGACGGAAGAGATTCTTGTACTGCTTGGCACCCCGAAGGCGATGTTGCCGGTAGCTGTCGCTTACTTAAAAATCAATTTCATCGGGATTTTGTTTTTATTCGGCTATAATTTCATCGGAACGGTTCTGCGATCAGTCGGGGATTCCAAAACGCCCCTGTATTTCGTGCTGACAGCAACGATACTCAATGCGATTCTTGATCCGTTGTTCATCGCGGGATTCGGCTGGGGGATTGAAGGCGTCGCTTACGCCACGATTTTCTCCCAAGGGACGGCGTTTGTCACCGGACTGATTTATACACTTCGGAAAGACTTGGTGCCGTTTTCCCGGCCGACAATTCCGGCCCGCCGTGAAGTGGGTGAAATCTTGAAGCTCGGCATTCCGGCGGGACTTCAGATGAGTGTCATCGCCGCCGGTGTAACGGCCATCATGAGTGTGGTCGCTTCTTTCGGTCCGGCCGTCGTTGCAGGTTACGGGGCAGCGCTGCGCCTCGATTCACTGATCATGCTGCCGGCCATGGCACTCGGCACTGCCGTTAACAGCATGGCCGGCCAGAACATCGGTGCGGATAATTGGTGGCGGGTCCATCGCATTACGGCCTATGGACTGTTTTATAATTTTTCGGTCATGCTGGCCATTGCATTGATCATCGTACTGTTCGCCGGTGTCGGCATCCGGCTGTTCATCGATGAGGGGCCGGCTGCTGAATTCGGCACGGAGTATTTGACGACGATCGCTTTTTTCTATCCGTTCCTTGGCATTAACTTCATCTTGAACGGTACTGTCCGGGCGGCGGGCGCCATGCTCCAGGTGCTTATCCTGAATATCATTTCGTTCTGGGTGCTGCGCTATCCGTTGACCTATTTGTTCGCCGAATTATTCGGACAGGAAGGGATTGCGTACGGCATCGGGACAAGTTTTGTGATCAGCAGCGTCGTTGCGTTCTGCTACTACCGGTTCGGGAAGTGGAAGACGAATGAAGTCATCACTGCATAA
- a CDS encoding metallophosphoesterase family protein — translation MRTKIAVLADIHSNKAALDAALGEIDADPSISHIYCLGDMIAIGHETNGVLETLFSRKDVTLISGNHDEGVVAAGNGGPIPEGSAEGERAHHEWVASGLDPKFTPQLEALEKELLIEIEGRMVLFTHYHLDSDKQILPIDTEPSGEKLDAQYAGYPADIVCFGHHHPVHYFKTIDRIYINPGSLGCCDEPYGRYATITFGSDIDVELKKAHYENKAFLAGYEEQDVPEKDFILEMFHGNQHLK, via the coding sequence ATGAGAACCAAGATTGCAGTTTTGGCCGACATTCATAGCAATAAGGCAGCGCTTGATGCGGCGCTGGGGGAAATTGATGCAGATCCATCCATTTCGCATATTTACTGCCTCGGCGATATGATCGCCATCGGTCATGAAACGAACGGCGTATTGGAAACATTATTCAGCAGGAAGGATGTCACCCTGATCAGTGGAAATCATGACGAAGGGGTTGTCGCAGCAGGGAACGGCGGGCCGATTCCTGAGGGAAGCGCAGAGGGAGAGCGGGCGCACCATGAATGGGTGGCGTCGGGACTTGATCCGAAGTTCACTCCGCAACTGGAAGCGCTTGAAAAGGAATTGCTCATCGAGATTGAAGGGCGAATGGTGCTGTTCACACATTACCACTTGGATAGCGATAAACAGATTCTGCCGATCGACACTGAACCGAGCGGCGAGAAACTGGACGCGCAGTACGCAGGCTATCCGGCAGATATTGTCTGTTTCGGTCACCATCACCCCGTTCATTATTTCAAAACAATCGATCGGATTTATATCAACCCGGGTTCGCTTGGATGCTGTGATGAACCGTATGGACGTTACGCCACCATCACGTTCGGCAGCGATATCGATGTGGAGTTGAAAAAAGCCCATTATGAAAACAAGGCTTTTTTGGCAGGATACGAAGAGCAGGATGTACCGGAGAAGGATTTCATTTTGGAAATGTTCCATGGAAATCAGCATTTGAAATAA
- a CDS encoding ABC-F family ATP-binding cassette domain-containing protein, which produces MLQASNVSLRFGDRKLFEDVNIKFTEGNCYGLIGANGAGKSTFLKILSGDIEAQTGNISMGPDDRLAVLKQDHFEYEEHAVLDTVMMGHKRLYEVMNEKNAIYMKEDFSDEDGMRAAELEGEFAEMNGWEAESEAAILLQGLGISEGLHSKKMADLSGSDKVKVLLAQALFGKPDVLLLDEPTNHLDLQAIRWLEEFLINFENTVIVVSHDRHFLNKVCTHIADLDFSKIQVYVGNYDFWYESSQLATRMASDQNRKKEEKIKELQAFIARFSANASKSKQATSRKKMLDKIELDDIKPSSRKYPYINFQMGREIGNDVLIAQGLTQEIDGNTLFKDINFNMNKDDKIVLLGDPIAKSALLRVLAEEDEPKAGSIRWGVTTSRTYLPIDNSAYFEGAESSLVDWLRQYSPEDESETFLRGFLGRMLFSGEEVKKSPSVLSGGEKVRCMLSRMMLTNSNVLLMDEPTNHLDLESIQALNNGLIAFKGALVFTSQDHQFIQTIANRIIEIREDGSILDKQMTYDEYLDWKESMAITG; this is translated from the coding sequence ATGTTACAAGCAAGTAATGTCAGTCTTCGATTTGGTGACCGCAAGCTATTTGAAGACGTCAACATAAAGTTTACGGAAGGGAATTGTTACGGACTGATCGGCGCAAACGGAGCCGGCAAGTCGACATTCCTGAAAATCCTGTCCGGTGATATTGAAGCTCAGACCGGGAATATCTCGATGGGGCCGGATGATCGCCTCGCAGTCCTGAAGCAGGACCATTTCGAATACGAGGAACACGCCGTACTCGATACCGTTATGATGGGTCATAAACGGCTGTATGAAGTCATGAACGAAAAAAACGCCATCTATATGAAAGAGGATTTCTCCGATGAAGATGGCATGCGTGCCGCTGAGCTCGAAGGGGAATTCGCTGAGATGAACGGCTGGGAGGCGGAATCAGAAGCTGCGATCCTTCTTCAGGGTCTCGGCATCTCGGAAGGTCTCCACAGCAAAAAAATGGCGGATCTGTCCGGTTCGGATAAAGTGAAAGTTCTCCTTGCCCAAGCCTTATTCGGCAAGCCGGATGTTCTTCTGCTCGATGAGCCGACGAACCACTTGGATCTGCAGGCAATCCGCTGGCTCGAGGAATTCCTGATCAATTTCGAAAACACGGTCATCGTCGTTTCCCACGACCGACATTTTCTGAATAAAGTCTGCACGCATATCGCCGACCTTGATTTCAGCAAAATCCAGGTCTACGTCGGCAACTACGATTTCTGGTATGAATCATCGCAGCTTGCAACGAGAATGGCGTCTGACCAGAACCGCAAAAAAGAAGAGAAAATCAAAGAATTGCAGGCCTTTATCGCCCGGTTCTCAGCCAACGCTTCGAAGTCAAAACAAGCGACTTCCCGAAAGAAAATGCTCGACAAGATTGAATTGGACGACATTAAACCGTCTTCCCGTAAGTATCCGTACATTAATTTTCAGATGGGCCGTGAAATCGGCAATGATGTATTGATTGCGCAGGGACTGACACAGGAAATTGACGGCAACACGCTGTTCAAAGACATTAACTTTAATATGAACAAAGACGATAAAATCGTTCTGCTCGGCGATCCGATTGCAAAATCCGCCCTGCTGCGCGTGCTGGCGGAAGAAGATGAACCGAAAGCCGGTTCCATCCGCTGGGGGGTCACAACATCGCGGACCTATTTGCCGATCGATAACTCAGCATATTTTGAAGGGGCGGAAAGTTCACTCGTCGACTGGCTGCGCCAGTATTCACCGGAAGATGAAAGTGAAACGTTCCTGCGCGGATTCCTCGGCCGCATGCTGTTCTCCGGCGAAGAAGTAAAGAAAAGCCCGTCCGTCCTGTCCGGAGGCGAAAAAGTGCGCTGCATGCTGTCCCGCATGATGCTCACGAATTCGAATGTCCTTCTTATGGATGAGCCGACGAACCACTTGGACCTGGAAAGCATTCAGGCGCTCAACAACGGCCTGATCGCCTTCAAAGGCGCACTTGTCTTTACATCTCAGGATCATCAGTTTATCCAGACGATTGCTAACCGCATCATCGAGATTCGCGAAGACGGATCCATTCTGGATAAGCAGATGACGTATGATGAGTATCTGGACTGGAAAGAATCCATGGCTATCACTGGATGA
- a CDS encoding DUF1033 family protein, translated as MYEVIYMKAMYEPWWQFEGWEKEIVSRQEFQTREEAERFLQEQKSAFSRQYPHHLAKGTAFIAFWTEEEQVFCEACDDDLQTYHGLIWLCNGQPVHFS; from the coding sequence ATGTACGAAGTCATTTATATGAAAGCAATGTATGAGCCATGGTGGCAGTTCGAAGGCTGGGAAAAAGAAATTGTCAGCCGGCAAGAGTTCCAGACCCGGGAAGAAGCGGAAAGATTCCTTCAGGAGCAGAAGTCAGCTTTTTCGCGCCAGTACCCGCATCATCTGGCCAAAGGGACGGCATTCATCGCCTTCTGGACCGAAGAAGAACAGGTTTTCTGCGAGGCGTGTGATGATGATCTTCAGACATATCACGGACTGATATGGCTATGCAATGGGCAACCGGTTCATTTTTCATAA
- the guaC gene encoding GMP reductase has protein sequence MDNVFDYENIQLIPARAIVNSRSECDTSVEFGGRRFKLPVVPANMQTIVDEKIAAYLAQNDYFYIMHRFQPEQRLGFVKDMQEQGLFASISVGIKPDEYEFVQQLADAGLVPEYITIDVAHGHSDGVINMIRHVKKLLPASFLIAGNVGTPEAVRELETAGADATKVGIGPGKVCITKIKTGFGTGGWQLAALRWCSKAATKPIIADGGIRTHGDIAKSVRFGASMVMIGSLFAGHEESPGETVERDGKRFKEYFGSASEFQKGEKKNVEGKKMFVEHKGALQDTLTEMEQDLQSSISYAGGDKLESIRHVDYVIVKNSIFNGDKVY, from the coding sequence ATGGATAATGTATTTGATTACGAAAATATTCAATTGATTCCGGCGAGAGCAATTGTGAACAGTCGTTCGGAATGCGATACGTCGGTGGAGTTCGGAGGGCGCCGTTTTAAGCTGCCGGTCGTACCGGCAAACATGCAGACGATCGTTGATGAGAAAATTGCTGCGTACTTGGCGCAGAATGATTACTTCTATATCATGCACCGCTTTCAGCCGGAACAGCGGCTCGGTTTCGTGAAAGACATGCAGGAGCAAGGGCTGTTCGCGTCAATCAGTGTTGGCATCAAGCCGGATGAGTATGAGTTTGTCCAGCAGCTGGCTGATGCGGGACTCGTTCCGGAATACATCACGATCGATGTGGCTCACGGCCATTCGGATGGCGTGATCAATATGATCCGCCATGTGAAGAAGCTGCTGCCGGCCAGCTTCCTGATTGCCGGTAACGTCGGGACGCCGGAAGCTGTGCGGGAACTGGAGACCGCTGGCGCTGATGCAACAAAAGTCGGCATCGGGCCCGGAAAAGTGTGCATCACGAAAATCAAGACCGGATTCGGCACAGGCGGCTGGCAGCTTGCAGCGCTTCGCTGGTGTTCAAAAGCGGCGACGAAACCGATTATCGCAGACGGCGGCATCCGGACACACGGCGATATTGCCAAATCCGTCCGGTTCGGTGCATCGATGGTCATGATTGGTTCACTGTTTGCCGGACACGAAGAATCACCGGGGGAAACGGTCGAACGGGATGGCAAACGTTTCAAGGAGTATTTCGGTTCCGCTTCAGAATTCCAAAAAGGTGAGAAAAAGAACGTGGAAGGCAAGAAGATGTTCGTCGAGCATAAAGGAGCGTTGCAGGACACACTGACAGAGATGGAACAGGACCTGCAGTCGTCGATTTCCTATGCGGGCGGCGATAAGCTTGAAAGTATCCGCCACGTCGATTACGTGATCGTCAAGAACTCCATTTTCAATGGAGATAAAGTATATTAA
- a CDS encoding LCP family protein yields MVASWNKDTSEVKVISFMRDIYAAIPGYEDYKLNTAYYLGGVELLKETLGEMFGIPIHHYALIDFQSFEQLVNITAPNGVEIDVEKEMSENIGVTLTPGVQRLNGQELLGYARFRADAEGDFGRVRRQQQVIGALKEELTGPLAFTGYSKLAGAVQGAVQTDMTASDQLGKAVKFALFGGREVERLTIPAEGTYSHASYPHAGSVLELDLEANRQAINDFLYE; encoded by the coding sequence ATGGTGGCCTCTTGGAATAAAGATACAAGTGAAGTGAAAGTCATCTCCTTCATGCGGGATATTTATGCAGCGATCCCAGGTTATGAAGATTATAAACTGAATACGGCTTATTATTTGGGCGGGGTGGAACTGCTTAAAGAGACGCTGGGTGAAATGTTCGGCATTCCGATCCATCATTATGCCCTCATCGACTTCCAAAGCTTTGAACAGCTTGTCAACATCACAGCACCGAACGGCGTGGAGATTGACGTTGAAAAGGAAATGTCCGAAAACATCGGCGTCACACTGACACCGGGTGTTCAGCGGCTGAACGGGCAGGAATTGCTTGGCTATGCCCGGTTCCGGGCGGATGCGGAAGGAGATTTCGGCCGGGTGCGCCGCCAGCAGCAAGTGATTGGTGCCTTGAAGGAAGAGCTTACCGGACCGCTGGCGTTCACCGGTTATTCGAAACTCGCCGGTGCGGTGCAGGGAGCTGTACAAACTGATATGACGGCGTCCGATCAGCTGGGGAAAGCCGTTAAATTCGCTTTGTTTGGCGGCAGAGAAGTGGAGCGCTTGACCATTCCGGCAGAGGGGACATACTCACACGCTTCTTATCCGCATGCCGGATCGGTACTTGAACTCGATTTGGAAGCGAACCGGCAAGCGATCAACGATTTCCTATATGAATGA
- a CDS encoding YkvA family protein yields the protein MTNDQLTQPLPSGQEQNDFYQKLREQIRHWAENKGMASKVLPYVMLAPDMFHLMMKLAMDDRIDGKSKALVGSGILYFFLPLDFLPEFLLGPGGFLDDVVVAAFILNTILNNYPKEILEEHWAGEDDLLDTLQNLVESGNKLVSKIPAGGLAKRFLKSDDQNDNKTSGTA from the coding sequence ATGACAAATGATCAATTAACACAGCCGCTGCCGAGCGGGCAAGAACAGAACGATTTTTATCAGAAGCTGCGGGAGCAGATCCGGCATTGGGCTGAAAACAAAGGAATGGCCAGCAAAGTGCTGCCATATGTGATGCTGGCGCCTGACATGTTTCATTTGATGATGAAACTCGCAATGGATGACCGCATTGATGGGAAAAGCAAGGCGCTGGTCGGGAGCGGTATCCTGTACTTTTTTCTACCGCTCGACTTTTTGCCGGAGTTTCTCTTGGGGCCAGGCGGCTTCCTCGACGATGTGGTAGTAGCAGCTTTCATCTTGAACACAATCCTGAACAACTACCCGAAAGAAATTCTGGAAGAACATTGGGCTGGTGAAGATGATTTGCTGGATACATTGCAGAACCTGGTGGAATCGGGCAATAAGCTTGTATCGAAAATTCCGGCAGGCGGCCTGGCAAAGCGCTTCCTCAAATCGGATGATCAAAACGACAACAAAACTTCAGGAACCGCTTGA
- a CDS encoding cold-shock protein, producing MKEGTVKWFNSEKGFGFIEVEGEDDVFVHFSAIQSEGFKTLEEGQRVEFEVVEGNRGPQAANVVKL from the coding sequence GTGAAAGAAGGAACAGTTAAGTGGTTCAACTCAGAAAAAGGTTTTGGATTCATCGAAGTTGAAGGCGAGGACGATGTATTCGTACACTTCTCAGCTATCCAGAGCGAAGGATTCAAAACACTTGAAGAAGGCCAGCGCGTAGAGTTCGAAGTTGTCGAAGGCAACCGCGGACCACAGGCAGCTAACGTAGTTAAGCTGTAA
- a CDS encoding AI-2E family transporter: protein MKQDRPSFFGTKIIAFLGGRDTLFMLTALVLTGLVILVFTEVSFIFGPLIIFFETVVLPVVVSLILYYLLRPLVHLLERGGLSRGWGILLLFLGGTGLITLLIILVFPFLQEQLLNFVAEFPLLFEELLTGADAFLGGSIIGGFYTDSGFDIDRLMETLPENVGDTLQNMVSGVVSGLTGFITTVTAFVVSIVIVPFVLFYLLKDGEKLPKHLIHLLPPRFREDFKEVLHEADHQLSGYIQGQIIVAFFIGVMVTIGFLIIGLDYAFLLGALAMVTSVIPYIGPAIAFTPAVILALVVSPFMLLKVIIVWTIVQLAEGNLISPQVMGKRLEIHPVTVIFVLLTAGALFGFVGIVLGVPIYALIRVVVTHLFKLFKRRYNKYEPVPENQYEKGEA, encoded by the coding sequence ATGAAGCAGGACAGACCATCGTTTTTCGGAACAAAAATCATCGCTTTCCTGGGCGGCCGGGATACGCTTTTTATGCTAACAGCGTTAGTGCTGACCGGACTTGTGATTCTCGTGTTCACTGAAGTATCTTTCATTTTCGGCCCGCTCATCATATTTTTCGAAACGGTTGTGCTGCCGGTCGTCGTTTCGCTCATCCTGTATTATTTGCTGCGGCCGCTCGTCCACCTGCTTGAACGGGGCGGGCTTTCACGGGGATGGGGAATCCTGCTGCTTTTCCTTGGCGGTACGGGGCTAATCACGCTGTTGATCATCCTGGTATTTCCATTCCTGCAGGAACAGCTGCTTAACTTCGTGGCAGAATTTCCACTCTTGTTCGAGGAGCTGTTGACTGGAGCGGATGCGTTCCTCGGAGGGTCCATCATAGGCGGATTCTATACCGACTCCGGTTTCGATATCGACCGACTGATGGAAACACTTCCTGAAAATGTCGGTGATACACTTCAGAATATGGTCAGTGGAGTCGTATCAGGACTGACCGGATTCATCACAACGGTGACAGCATTCGTCGTTTCCATCGTCATCGTCCCGTTCGTACTGTTTTATTTGCTGAAAGACGGAGAGAAGCTGCCGAAACACCTTATCCATTTACTGCCGCCGCGCTTCCGTGAAGATTTCAAAGAAGTGCTGCATGAAGCGGATCATCAGCTGAGCGGCTATATCCAGGGACAAATTATTGTCGCTTTTTTCATAGGTGTCATGGTGACGATCGGTTTTCTGATCATCGGCCTCGATTATGCCTTTTTGCTCGGAGCACTTGCGATGGTGACGAGCGTCATTCCATATATCGGGCCGGCGATTGCCTTTACACCGGCAGTCATCCTGGCGTTGGTCGTATCTCCATTCATGCTCCTGAAAGTCATTATTGTCTGGACGATCGTTCAGCTTGCCGAAGGAAATCTTATTTCCCCGCAAGTGATGGGAAAACGGCTTGAGATCCATCCGGTCACGGTCATATTCGTCCTTTTGACAGCGGGGGCGCTGTTCGGCTTCGTCGGCATCGTGCTCGGTGTACCGATTTATGCATTGATACGCGTCGTGGTTACGCATTTATTCAAATTGTTCAAACGACGGTACAATAAGTATGAGCCAGTACCTGAAAATCAGTATGAGAAAGGAGAAGCATAG